GTTCGCCCGGATGCGGACCGAGGTGATCGCGGGGGAGTACCTCGACCTGGTCTCCGGGGTGGGCGACGGCTCGGTGGCCAGCGCGCTCACCGTGATCCGGATGAAGGCCGCCCGCTACACGGTGACCCGGCCGTTGCAGATCGGGGCGGCGCTGGCCGGGGCCGAGCCGGACGTGCTCGCCGCGCTCACCGAGTTCGGCGACCCGCTCGGTGACGCGTTCCAGCTCCGCGACGACGTGCTCGGCGTCTTCGGTGATCCGGCGGTGACCGGCAAGTCGGTCCTGGACGACCTGCGGGAGGGCAAGCCGACGGTGATGATGGCGCTGGCCCGGGACGCCGCCGACCGGCCGCAGACCGCCCGACTGCGCGAGCTGTTCGGTAATCCGACGTTGGACGCCGACGGCGCGGCCGAGCTACGCGAGATCATCGTGACGACCGGGGCCCGGGACCAGATCGAGCGGATGATCACGGTTCGCGCCGACGCTGCCCTGGCTGCCCTGGAACGCGCCCCGGTCACGTCGGAGGCGCGGCAGGTGCTGGCCGAGCTCGCCACCCAGACCATTCACCGCCAGTCCTGAGCGTCCGGTCCTCTCGTCCGGGGCGGCCTGCGGCCGCCGCCGGTCCGGCCGCCGTCCCGCCGTCTCAGCCCTGCGGAGGCGGGGGCTTTTCGCGGTTCGAGCAGAAGTGCGCCGTGGTCGGGCAGAAGGGTATGGACAGCGGGATCGAAACCGCTTAATGTCTTCGCCATCCCGAAAATGTTTCGGCGAGGTGAACCGGCAGCTCGGTGACCCGTCGCCCGTCATCCCCTGTACCCGTGTCCCGCAGATCCGTCGGTCCAGGCCCGCCCGGAAGCGGCACCTCCCGGTGCGGGCCCACCACATCCCCCGCTACGGCATCCGGCGCGACGGCGCGCGCCCCGCCCTGGCAGTCGAACGTCAGGAAGGGACGGACAGAGCATGTCCACACACGACCGTGCATCCGGCCGACGAACGGCCCCGGTGAGCTCCACGCTGCTGCTGGTGGCCGCCACCGGGCTGGTCGCCCTCGGCGGCCCGGCCCCAGCCCAGGCCCACCCGATCAACGCCAGCGACTTCCAGCAGGTCACGCTGGCCAAAGGCGTCGCCGAGGTCGGCGAGCCGATGACCATCGCGGTGCTGCCCGACCGGTCGGTGCTGCACACCGCCCGCAACGGCACGCTGCGCCGTACCGACGCGGCCGGCGCCACCGCAGTGGTCGGCAACGTCGCGGTCTACGCCCACGACGAGGAGGGACTCCAGGGCGTCGGCGTCGACCCGAACTTCGCCACCAACCGGCACATCTACCTGTACTACGCCCCGCCGCTGTCCACCCCCGGCGGGGACGCCCCGGCCACCGGCAGTGACTTCTCCGCCTGGCAGGGCGTGAACCGGCTGTCGCGCTTCACCCTCAACGCCAACTGGACGCTGAACACCTCCAGCGAGGTGCGGGTCCTGGACGTGCCGGCCGACCGGGGCATCTGCTGCCACGTCGGCGGGGACATCGACTTCGACGCGGCCGGCAACCTGTACCTGTCGACAGGTGACGACACCAACCCGTTCGAGTCCGCCGGGTACTCCCCGATCGACGAGCGCAGCAACCGCAATCCGGCGTACGACGCGCAGCGCAGCGCCGGCAACACGAACGACCTGCGGGGCAAGATCCTGCGGATCAAGGTGAACGCGGACGGGTCGTACTCGATCCCGGCGGGGAACATGTTCGCCCCGGGGACCGCGCGGACCCGTCCGGAGATCTACGCGATGGGGTTCCGGAACCCGTTCCGGATGAGCGTCGACAAGGCCACCGGGGTCGTCTACGTCGGCGACTACGGTCCGGACGCCGGCACGACCAGCGCCCGGGGGCCCAGTGGCCAGGTCGAGTTCAACCGGGTGACCGGGCCGGGCAACTACGGTTGGCCGTACTGCACCGGCACGAACACCAGCAACGAGACGTACGCGGAGTGGGACTTCAACAGCAACACCGCCGGCGCGAAGTACAACTGCACCGGCGGGCCGACCAACAACTCGTTCCGCAACACCGGCCTGACCACCCTGCCCGGGGCGAAGCCGGCCTGGATCCGGTACGCCGGTGACGCGGGCAGCCCGCCGGAGTTCGGCGGCGGCTCCGAGTCGCCGGCGGCGGGCCCGGTCTACCGCTACAGCGCGTCGAACCCGTCCACCACCAAGTGGCCGCAGTCCTTCGACGGGCAGTTCTTCGCCGGTGAGCTGGGCCGGGGCTGGATCAAGCCGATCCACCTCAACGCCGACGGCTCGCCCGGGGCCATCGACGCCTCCTTCCCGTGGAACGGCAAGCAGGTCATGGACATGGCCTTCGGCCCGGACGGCGCGCTGTACGTCCTCGACTACGGCACCGGCTACTTCAACGGCGACGCCAACTCGGCGTTGTACCGGTACGACTACGTCGCCGGCGGCAACCGCGCGCCGACCGCCGTGGCCAGCGCGAACCGGACCTCCGGGGTGGCCCCGTTGACGGTGAGCTTCTCCTCGGCCGGGTCGTCGGACCCGGAGGGCGGGTCGTTGACCTACTCGTGGAACTTCGGTGACGGCACCACCTCGACGGCGGCGAACCCGAGCAAGACCTTCACCGCCAACGGTACGTACAACGTGACGTTGACCGTGCGTGACCCGCAGGGCGCGACCGGCACGGCCAGCGTGCAGATCGGCGTGGGCAACACCGCGCCCACGGTCACCATCAACGGCCCCGCCAACGGCACCCTCTTCTCCTACGGCGACACCGTCCCGTTCAGCATCACCGTCACCGACCCGGAGGACGGGACGATCGACTGCGCCAAGGTCAAGATGACCTACGTGCTCGGCCACGACCAGCACGGCCACCAGATCACCTCGCGGAACGGCTGCTCCGGCTCGATCACCATCCCGGTCGACGGTGAACACGACGACGCGGCGAACATCTTCGCGATCTTCGACGCCGAGTACACCGACGCCGGTGGGCTGACCACCCACAAGCAGCACACCCTCCAGCCGCGCAAGCGCCAGGCCGAGCATCTCAGGACCTCGTCGGGGGTGACCCTCCACGACAAGGCCGCGGCCGAGGGCGGTCGGACCGTCGGCAGTATCGACAACGGCGACTGGATCGCGTTCGAGCCGTACCGGCTGGACAAGGCCACCTCGTTCAGCGCCCGGGTCTCCTCCGCCGGCGCCGGCGGCGCCATCCAGGTGCGGATGGGCTCACCCACCGGCGCCGTGCTGGGCTCGGCGACCGTGCCGGTCACCGGCGGGTGGGACGTCTTCACCACCGTCACCGGCGTCATCTCCGGCGCGCCGACCACCACCGGCACGCTCTACCTCACCTTCGCCGGGGGTTCCGGCGCGCTGTTCGACGTCGACACGTTCACCTTCGTCACCAGCGCCACCACCGCCGGCACCGGGCCGGTCGTCGGGCTCGGCGGCAAGTGTCTGGACGTGCGGAACGCCTCGTCGACGGACGGCACGCAGCTCCAGATCTGGACCTGCAACGGCACTGCCGCGCAGACCTGGACGGTGACGCCGAACGGCCCGGTGAAGGCGCTGGGCAAGTGCGTGGACGTGTCCGGTGGTGGCGTCGCCGACGGTACGAAGATCCAGTTGTGGACGTGCAACGGCACCGCCGCGCAGAACTGGTCGGCCCAGGCGGACGGCACGTTGCGTAACCCGCAGTCGGGCAAGTGCCTGGACGTGTCGGACAACAGCTCCGCCGACGGTCAGGCGGTGCACCTGTGGTCCTGCCACGGCGGCGCGAACCAGCGGTGGACCCTGCCGTGACGCGGTAGGGCCGGACCCCTCGCCGTCCCCAGGGGAGGGCGGGACAGGGCCCTCCGTCGCGCGTCGTCCGGACCCACCGCCCGGTGGGTCCGGACGACGCGGCCCGGTCGCCCGGTCACGGTGGAACGACCGAACTTCTCCAGCGGCGGACGAAAGTTCGGCCGGGACGGGTGGAAGGTGTGGACACCCGCATCGATTCGGCTTAATGTTTCTTCGTCACGGCGATGTTTCGTCTGGGTGAACCGGCGGCGCGGTTCACTTCCGACGGGTGATCTGAGAGCGTGTGCGCCGAAGGTCCGTGGGCACGTCGAGCGGGACGGCACCGTGGCATCAACGAATCTCCTTGCCACGGCACCGGCGCGACGCCGCGCCCTGCCTCAAGCAGTCAGGGAAGGAACGGACCCCCCTATGCCCAGATCCGACAGCGCGTCGGGACGACGACCCCTGTCGTTCGCCTCGGCGCTGCTCATGGTGGCGGCGACCGGCACGGTCGCCCTCGCCGGCGGCGGTGCGCCGGCTGCCGCACACCCCATCAACGCGAGCGACTTCCAGCAGGTCACCCTGGCCAAGGGCGTCGCCGAGATGGGCGAGCCGATGACCCTGGCGGTGCTGCCCGACCGGTCGGTGCTGCACACCGCCCGCAACGGCACGCTGCGCCGTACCGACGCGGCCGGCGCCACCAGCGTGATCGCCAACATCCCGGTCTACGCCCACGACGAGGACGGCCTCCAGGGCGTCGGCGTCGACCCGAACTTCGCCACCAACCGGCACATCTACCTGTACTACGCCCCGCCGCTGTCCACCCCCGGCGGCAACGCGCCGAGCACCGGCACGAGCTGGTCCTCCTGGCAGGGCGTGAACCGGCTCTCCCGGTTCACCCTGAACTCCAACTGGACCGTCAACATGTCCAGCCAGGTCAACATCCTGGACGTGGCGGCCGACCGGGGCATCTGCTGCCACGCCGGCGGGGACATCGACTTCGACGCGGCCGGCAACCTGTACCTGTCGACAGGTGACGACACCAACCCGTTCGAGTCCGCCGGGTACTCCCCACTGGACGAGCGCAGCAACCGCAATCCGGCGTACGACGCGCAGCGCAGCGCCGGCAACACGAACGACCTGCGGGGCAAGATCCTGCGGATCAAGGTGAACGCGGACGGGTCGTACTCGATCCCGGCGGGGAACATGTTCGCCCCGGGGACCGCGCGGACCCGTCCGGAGATCTACGCGATGGGGTTCCGGAACCCGTTCCGGATGAGCGTCGACAAGGCCACCGGGGTCGTCTACGTCGGTGACTACGGTCCGGACGCCGGCTCCACGACCAACCGGGGCCCGAGCGGGCAGGTCGAGTTCAACCGGGTGACCGGGCCGGGCAACTACGGTTGGCCGTACTGCACCGGCACGAACACCAGCAACGAGACGTACGCGGAGTGGGACTTCAACAGCAACACCGCCGGCGCGAAGTACAACTGCACCGGCGGGCCGACCAACAACTCGTTCCGCAACACCGGCCTGACCACCCTGCCGGCCGCCAAGTCGTCCTGGATCAAGTACGCGGGCGACTCCGGCAGCCCGCCGGAGTTCGGCGGCGGCTCCGAGTCGCCGTCGGCCGGTCCGGTCTACCGGTACGACGCGAACAACCCGTCCACCACCAAGTGGCCGCAGTCCTTCGACGGGCAGTTCTTCGCCGGCGAGTTCGGCCGGGGCTGGATCAAGCCGATCCACGTCAACGCCGACGGCACCCGGGGCACCATCGACTCGTCGTTCCCGTGGAACGGCAAGCAGGTCATGGACCAGGCGTTCGGGCCCGACGGCGCGCTGTACGTCCTCGACTACGGCACCGGCTACTACAGCGGCGACGCCAACTCGGCGCTCTACCGGTACGACTACGTCGGCAGCGGCAACAACCGCGCGCCGACCGCGGTGGCGACCGCCGACAAGACGTCCGGGCAGGCCCCGTTGACGGTGAGCTTCTCCTCGGCCGGGTCGTCGGACCCGGAGGGCGGGTCGTTGACCTACTCGTGGAACTTCGGTGACGGCACCACCTCGACGGCGGCGAACCCGAGCAAGACCTTCACCGCCAACGGCGCGTACAACGTGACGTTGACGGTGCGTGACCCGCAGGGCGCGACCGGCACGGCCAGCGTGCAGATCGGCGTGGGCAACACCGCGCCGACGGTCACCATCAACGGCCCCGCCAACGGCACCCTCTTCTCGTACGGCGAGACGGTGCCGTTCAGCATCACCGTCACCGACCCGGAGGACGGGACGATCGACTGCGCCAAGGTCAAGCTGACCTACGTGCTCGGCCACGACCAGCACGGCCACGCGATCAGCTCGCACACCGGCTGCTCCGGCTCGGTGACCATCCCGGTCGACGGTGAGCACGACGACGCGGCGAACGTGTTCGGCATCTTCGACGCCGAGTACACCGACGCCGGTGGGCTGACCACCCACAAGCAGCACACCCTCCAGCCCCGCAAGCGCCAGGCCGAGCACTACAAGACCTCCTCCGGGGTGCTCACCTACAGCAAGACCCCGGCCGAGGGCGGCGTGACCGTGGGTGACATCAACAACGGCGACTGGATCGCGTTCGAGCCGTACCGGCTGGCCAACGTGACCTCGTTCAGCGCCCGGGTCTCCTCCGCCGGCGCCGGCGGCACCCTCCAGGTGCGGGCGGGCTCGCCCACCGGCACCGTGCTGGGCTCGGCGACCGTGCCGGTCACCGGCGGCTGGGAGACCTTCACCAACGTCACCGGGACGGTCGCCAACCCGCCGTCGGCGACCACCACCCTGTACCTGACGTTCTCCGGCAGCGGCACCGGGTTCCTGTACGACGTCGACACGTTCACCCTGAACACCGGCACCACCACCCCGCCCCCGACGAACGGTGTCGGACGGATCACCGGGCTGGCCGGCAAGTGCCTGGACGTGCGGAACGGCTCGTCGACGGACGGCACGCAGGTGCAGATCATGACCTGCAACGGCACCACCGCCGCTCAGCAGTGGACGGTGACGCCGAACGGTCCGATCAAGGCGCTGAACAAGTGCCTGGACATCAGCGGCGGCGCGTCGGCCGACGGCACGAAGATCCACATCTGGACGTGCAACGGCGGCGGGAACCAGAACTGGTCGGCCCAGGCCGACGGGTCGTTGCGGAACCCGACGACGGGTAAGTGTCTGGACGTGGCGAACAACAGCTCCGCCGACGGTCAGGTCGTCCACCTGTGGTCCTGCCACGGTGGCGCGAACCAGAAGTGGACCCTGCCCTAACCCCGAGTGCAGGGAAGGGCCCCTTTCTCACGCCTCGGGTACGGCAAGGGGCCCTTCCTGACCCCTCTCACCCCCTTGGGAGAGCGACATGCGCAGACTCCTCCGATCGACACTCGGCGCGGCCACCGCCGTCCTCGCCGTCCTCGCCGCCACCACGGCCGCCACCCCGGCCAGCGCCGCCGACGCCCCGTACGACGTGCTGGTCTTCTCCAAGACCGCAGGCTTCCGCCACGACTCGATCGCGGTGGGCACCCAGGCCGTCCGGGAGCTCGGCTCGGCCAACAGCTTCACGGTCACCGCGACCGAGGACGCCAACCAGTTCACCACCGCCAACCTGGCCCAGTACGAGGCGGTGATCTTCCTCAACACGACGGGTGACGTCCTCAACAACACCCAGCAGAGCGCCTTCGAGTCGTACGTCAACGGCGGCGGCGGGTACGTCGGGGTGCACTCGGCGTCCGACACCGAGTACGACTGGTCGTTCTACGGCAACCTGGTGGGCGGCTACTTCTCCTCGCACCCGGCCATCCAGCAGGCCACCATCCGGGTGGAGAACCGGGCGCACCCGGCCTCCGCCCACCTGCCGCAGAACTGGACCCGCACCGACGAGTGGTACAACTTCCGGGCCAACCCGCGCTCGTCGGCCCGGGTGCTGGCCAACCTGAACGAGTCGTCGTACTCGGGCGGGTCGATGGGCGGTGACCACCCGATCTCGTGGTGCAAGACGCTCGGCGCCGGCCGGTCGTTCTACACCGGGCTCGGCCACACCCAGGCGTCGTACTCCGAGGCGGCGTTCCGGTCGCACCTGCTCGGCGGCATCCGGTACGCGGCCGGCCGGGCCAAGGCCGACTGCCGTCCCGAGTCGGGCTACACGGCCCTGTACAACGGCTCCACCACCGGTTGGTCGCAGAGCGGGCCGGGCAGCTTCACCAACTCCGACGCCACCCTCACCTCGGTCGGCGGCATGGGGATGCTCTGGTACAGCGCCAAGCAGTACACCAACTACTCGCTGAAGCTCGACTGGATGATGCCCGGCGACGACAACTCCGGCGTGATCGTCGGCTTCCCGCCGGGCAGCAGCCCGGACGCGGCCCTGGCCGCCGGCTACGAGGTGCAGATCGACGCCACCGACGCCACCGACCGGACCACCGGCGCGATCTACGCGGTGAAGTCCGCCGACATCGCCGCCCGGGACGCCGCGTTGAACCCGCCGGGGGAGTGGAACAGCTTCGAGCTGCTGGTGGAGGGCAACCGCCTCCAGGTCTTCCTCAACGGCGCGAGGATCAACGACTTCACCAACACCAACTCGGCCCGGTCGCTGGCCGGCGCCATCGGCATCCAGAACCACGGCACCGGCGACGACGTGTCCTTCCGCAACATCCGGATCAAGGACCTGGGTGGCGGGACCACTCCGCCGCCGAGCGGGAACACCACGATCCAGGCCGAGTCGTACAGCTCCGCCAACGGGGTCCAGAAGGTCTCCAAGTCCTCCGCCAACGGTGGACAGGCCGTCGGCTACATCGACTCGGGCGACTGGACCGCGTACCAGGGGGTGGACCTGACCGGGGTGACGTCGCTGCGGGCCCGGACCTCCTCCGCCGGGGCCGGCGGCACCATCCAGGTGCGCGCCGGCTCGGCCACCGGCACGGTGCTCGGCCAGGTCTCGGTGCCCAACACCGGTAGCTGGGACAGCTTCACCACGGTCACCGCCAACCTGTCCGGCGTGCCGAGCGGCACCCAGAACCTGTACCTGACGTACAGCGGCGCGAGCGGCAGCCTGTTCGACGTCGACGAGTTCACCCTGGTCCGTTCCGGCACCACCACCCCGCCGCCCACCGGCAGCGGCGGCCCGATCGTCGGGCTCGGCGGCAAGTGCCTGGACGTGCGTAACGGCTCCTCGACCGACGGCACGCAGATCCAGATCTTCACCTGCAACAACGCCACCGGCCAGCAGTGGACGGTGACGCCGAACGGCCCGATCAAGGCGCTGGGCAAGTGCCTGGACGTCAACGGCGGCGCGTCGGCCGACGGCACGAAGATCCAGTTGTGGACGTGCAACAGCACCGCCGCGCAGAACTGGTCGGGCCAGGCGGACGGCTCGCTGCGCAACCCGGCGACCGGCAAGTGCCTGGACATCTCCAACAACAGCTCCGCCGACGGTCAGGCCGTCCACCTGTGGTCCTGCCACGGTGGCGCGAACCAGAAGTGGACCCTGCCCTGATCCTGCGCTGAACGGGAGGGTCCCTTCCTGACGCCCCGCGTCAGGAAGGGACCCTTGCCGTATCCGGCCGGGCCTTCCGTGGCGGCGGTGACCGTCCTAGAGTGGTCGGTGGCTGCCGTGACCGGCGGCCGGTGACCCGGCGGGAGGCGCAACCCGCTGGGTTCCAGGTGCGTACGCATCCACCGGCCGTTCGGCCCGGTCTGGTCCCGTGTCCCGGGGCCGGTCACCCTCGCCCCGGTCCCGCACCCACCGGAATCCCTTTTCCACACCCCAGGGGAGAAGGACGACAATGGCGCGACCGATCACGCTCTTCACCGGCCAGTGGGCCGACCTGCCGTTCGAGGAGGTCTGCCGGCTCGCCTCGGAGTGGGGCTACGACGGCCTGGAGATCGCCTGCTGGGGCGACCACTTCGAGGTCGACAAGGCGCTGGCCGACGACTCGTACGTCGAGCGCAAGCGCGAGACCCTGGCCAAGCACAACCTCCAGGTCTTCACGATCTCCAACCACCTGGTCGGCCAGGCGGTCTGCGACCACCCGATCGACGAGCGCCACCAGGACATCCTGCCGGCGCGGATCTGGGGCGACGGGGAGCCCGAGGGGGTACGCCAGCGGGCCGCCGAGGAGATCAAGGACACCGCCCGGGCGGCGGCGAAGCTCGGCGTGAACACCGTCGTCGGGTTCACCGGCTCGTCGATCTGGCACACGGTGGCGATGTTCCCGCCGGTGCCGCCGGCCATGATCGACCGTGGCTACCAGGACTTCGCCGACCGCTGGAACCCGATCCTCGACGTCTTCGACGAGGTGGGCGTGCGCTTCGCCCACGAGGTGCACCCCAGTGAGATCGCGTACGACTACTGGACCACCAAGCGGACCCTGGAGGCGATCGGGCACCGGCCCGCCTTCGGCCTCAACTGGGACCCGTCGCACTTCGTCTGGCAGGAGCTGGACCCGGTGAACTTCATCTTCGACTTCGCCGACCGGATCTACCACGTGGACTGCAAGGACGCGAAGGTCCGCACCGGGGACGGCCGGCGGGGCCGGCTCTCCTCCCACCTGCCCTGGGCGGACCTGCGGCGGGGCTGGGACTTCGTCTCCACCGGCCACGGCGACGTGCCCTGGGAGGACTGCTTCCGCGCGTTGAACGCGATCGGCTACGACGGCCCGATCTCGGTGGAGTGGGAGGACGCCGGGATGGACCGGCTGGTCGGCGCGCCCGAGGCGCTCCAGTTCGTGCGCCGGCTCGCCTTCGACGCCCCGTCCGCCGCGTTCGACGCCGCGTTCAGCAGCAAGGACTGACCGCCACCGGTCCGGCCACGGACCGACCGCGGCGCCGAGCCACGGACCGACCGCTACCGCGCCGGGCCACGGACCGGGCACCACCGGTCCGTGGCCCGGACCGGTGACGACACGCGACGGGCCGGCCGCCAGATGGCGGCCGGCCCGTCGACGAACCGTGCGGTCAGATGGCGCTGCCGTTGGTCCCGGTGCCGGACGGCTTGCCCTTGCCGGTGGTCCCGGTCGAGGCGGAGCCGGTCGAGTTGACGCTCGACGATCCGGCGGCGGTGCTGCCCGACTTGGCCCCGACGGTGGCCGGCGTGCCGGCGAACGCGTCGTCGGCCGAGGTCAGCTCGTGCTTGCCGCTGCCGTTGTGCAGCTTCTCGCCCAGCTTGGAGCTGTTGAGCTTGTCCTTGCCCTCGCTGTAGAGCCGGTTGGCCTGGGCCT
The sequence above is a segment of the Micromonospora sp. WMMD882 genome. Coding sequences within it:
- a CDS encoding polyprenyl synthetase family protein yields the protein MTVTAESETDAGRLRARFDAALTAFLERQDPDWPDGAPRGVFTILHRFVLAGGKRLRPLFCYWGWRGAGGPDGAPIVVAAAALELFHAFALIHDDILDGSDQRRGEPSVHRLFADLHARSAWRGDPAAYGRNIALLCGDLCAAWSDQMFHECGLTVEEVHRGYGVFARMRTEVIAGEYLDLVSGVGDGSVASALTVIRMKAARYTVTRPLQIGAALAGAEPDVLAALTEFGDPLGDAFQLRDDVLGVFGDPAVTGKSVLDDLREGKPTVMMALARDAADRPQTARLRELFGNPTLDADGAAELREIIVTTGARDQIERMITVRADAALAALERAPVTSEARQVLAELATQTIHRQS
- a CDS encoding PQQ-dependent sugar dehydrogenase, with protein sequence MSTHDRASGRRTAPVSSTLLLVAATGLVALGGPAPAQAHPINASDFQQVTLAKGVAEVGEPMTIAVLPDRSVLHTARNGTLRRTDAAGATAVVGNVAVYAHDEEGLQGVGVDPNFATNRHIYLYYAPPLSTPGGDAPATGSDFSAWQGVNRLSRFTLNANWTLNTSSEVRVLDVPADRGICCHVGGDIDFDAAGNLYLSTGDDTNPFESAGYSPIDERSNRNPAYDAQRSAGNTNDLRGKILRIKVNADGSYSIPAGNMFAPGTARTRPEIYAMGFRNPFRMSVDKATGVVYVGDYGPDAGTTSARGPSGQVEFNRVTGPGNYGWPYCTGTNTSNETYAEWDFNSNTAGAKYNCTGGPTNNSFRNTGLTTLPGAKPAWIRYAGDAGSPPEFGGGSESPAAGPVYRYSASNPSTTKWPQSFDGQFFAGELGRGWIKPIHLNADGSPGAIDASFPWNGKQVMDMAFGPDGALYVLDYGTGYFNGDANSALYRYDYVAGGNRAPTAVASANRTSGVAPLTVSFSSAGSSDPEGGSLTYSWNFGDGTTSTAANPSKTFTANGTYNVTLTVRDPQGATGTASVQIGVGNTAPTVTINGPANGTLFSYGDTVPFSITVTDPEDGTIDCAKVKMTYVLGHDQHGHQITSRNGCSGSITIPVDGEHDDAANIFAIFDAEYTDAGGLTTHKQHTLQPRKRQAEHLRTSSGVTLHDKAAAEGGRTVGSIDNGDWIAFEPYRLDKATSFSARVSSAGAGGAIQVRMGSPTGAVLGSATVPVTGGWDVFTTVTGVISGAPTTTGTLYLTFAGGSGALFDVDTFTFVTSATTAGTGPVVGLGGKCLDVRNASSTDGTQLQIWTCNGTAAQTWTVTPNGPVKALGKCVDVSGGGVADGTKIQLWTCNGTAAQNWSAQADGTLRNPQSGKCLDVSDNSSADGQAVHLWSCHGGANQRWTLP
- a CDS encoding PQQ-dependent sugar dehydrogenase → MPRSDSASGRRPLSFASALLMVAATGTVALAGGGAPAAAHPINASDFQQVTLAKGVAEMGEPMTLAVLPDRSVLHTARNGTLRRTDAAGATSVIANIPVYAHDEDGLQGVGVDPNFATNRHIYLYYAPPLSTPGGNAPSTGTSWSSWQGVNRLSRFTLNSNWTVNMSSQVNILDVAADRGICCHAGGDIDFDAAGNLYLSTGDDTNPFESAGYSPLDERSNRNPAYDAQRSAGNTNDLRGKILRIKVNADGSYSIPAGNMFAPGTARTRPEIYAMGFRNPFRMSVDKATGVVYVGDYGPDAGSTTNRGPSGQVEFNRVTGPGNYGWPYCTGTNTSNETYAEWDFNSNTAGAKYNCTGGPTNNSFRNTGLTTLPAAKSSWIKYAGDSGSPPEFGGGSESPSAGPVYRYDANNPSTTKWPQSFDGQFFAGEFGRGWIKPIHVNADGTRGTIDSSFPWNGKQVMDQAFGPDGALYVLDYGTGYYSGDANSALYRYDYVGSGNNRAPTAVATADKTSGQAPLTVSFSSAGSSDPEGGSLTYSWNFGDGTTSTAANPSKTFTANGAYNVTLTVRDPQGATGTASVQIGVGNTAPTVTINGPANGTLFSYGETVPFSITVTDPEDGTIDCAKVKLTYVLGHDQHGHAISSHTGCSGSVTIPVDGEHDDAANVFGIFDAEYTDAGGLTTHKQHTLQPRKRQAEHYKTSSGVLTYSKTPAEGGVTVGDINNGDWIAFEPYRLANVTSFSARVSSAGAGGTLQVRAGSPTGTVLGSATVPVTGGWETFTNVTGTVANPPSATTTLYLTFSGSGTGFLYDVDTFTLNTGTTTPPPTNGVGRITGLAGKCLDVRNGSSTDGTQVQIMTCNGTTAAQQWTVTPNGPIKALNKCLDISGGASADGTKIHIWTCNGGGNQNWSAQADGSLRNPTTGKCLDVANNSSADGQVVHLWSCHGGANQKWTLP
- a CDS encoding ThuA domain-containing protein is translated as MRRLLRSTLGAATAVLAVLAATTAATPASAADAPYDVLVFSKTAGFRHDSIAVGTQAVRELGSANSFTVTATEDANQFTTANLAQYEAVIFLNTTGDVLNNTQQSAFESYVNGGGGYVGVHSASDTEYDWSFYGNLVGGYFSSHPAIQQATIRVENRAHPASAHLPQNWTRTDEWYNFRANPRSSARVLANLNESSYSGGSMGGDHPISWCKTLGAGRSFYTGLGHTQASYSEAAFRSHLLGGIRYAAGRAKADCRPESGYTALYNGSTTGWSQSGPGSFTNSDATLTSVGGMGMLWYSAKQYTNYSLKLDWMMPGDDNSGVIVGFPPGSSPDAALAAGYEVQIDATDATDRTTGAIYAVKSADIAARDAALNPPGEWNSFELLVEGNRLQVFLNGARINDFTNTNSARSLAGAIGIQNHGTGDDVSFRNIRIKDLGGGTTPPPSGNTTIQAESYSSANGVQKVSKSSANGGQAVGYIDSGDWTAYQGVDLTGVTSLRARTSSAGAGGTIQVRAGSATGTVLGQVSVPNTGSWDSFTTVTANLSGVPSGTQNLYLTYSGASGSLFDVDEFTLVRSGTTTPPPTGSGGPIVGLGGKCLDVRNGSSTDGTQIQIFTCNNATGQQWTVTPNGPIKALGKCLDVNGGASADGTKIQLWTCNSTAAQNWSGQADGSLRNPATGKCLDISNNSSADGQAVHLWSCHGGANQKWTLP
- a CDS encoding sugar phosphate isomerase/epimerase family protein, whose amino-acid sequence is MARPITLFTGQWADLPFEEVCRLASEWGYDGLEIACWGDHFEVDKALADDSYVERKRETLAKHNLQVFTISNHLVGQAVCDHPIDERHQDILPARIWGDGEPEGVRQRAAEEIKDTARAAAKLGVNTVVGFTGSSIWHTVAMFPPVPPAMIDRGYQDFADRWNPILDVFDEVGVRFAHEVHPSEIAYDYWTTKRTLEAIGHRPAFGLNWDPSHFVWQELDPVNFIFDFADRIYHVDCKDAKVRTGDGRRGRLSSHLPWADLRRGWDFVSTGHGDVPWEDCFRALNAIGYDGPISVEWEDAGMDRLVGAPEALQFVRRLAFDAPSAAFDAAFSSKD